AACTTATCATATTATTTCAATTAAAACAATAGAAAAATGATAATGAATTTTAAACTCGTGCCATGCATAACTGAAGGTTAATAAGAATTATTGCTGGTTTTCAATTTTATAATATCTTAAGGTTAGCGTAATGGATTTACTAGAAGTCGAAAATGTTACAGTTAAAGCAGATAATAAGATCATTCTTAGAAATATTAGTTTTACAATCAAAGTCAAGGAAAATTATATTCTTTTCGGACCTAATGGTTCTGGAAAAACTACTATTATCAACGCTATACAAGGCATCCCTAACTATAAGATAGTATCTGGTAGTGTAAGATTCATGGGTAATGATATCACCAAAGAAGACATCGATAAGAGGTCAAAACTTGGAATAGCTATGGGTTTTCAATTGCCTCCAGAAATTAAGGGTATAAAATTATCAGATATGTTAAAGGTTTGTCTTGGTAAGAATTCTAATGATGATTTTAATAAAGAAGAGAAGAAGTCGATTGAAGCTTTCAAACTTACTGATCTCTTAAATAGAGATATCAATGTTGAATTTTCAGGCGGGGAAAAAAAGAGGGCAGAAATTCTCCAATTGATATTTCTTAATCCTAAGCTCCTTCTAATTGACGAGCCAGACTCGGGCGTGGATGTTGAAAGTCTAAAACTTATTGCTAGTGAAATACAAAGCTTCGTCGATAGAACTGGAAATTCATCTTTAATAATTACGCATAAAGGCGATATACTGGATTATATGAAGGCAGAATATGCATGTGTTCTTATAGAAGGTAAAATGCACTGTTTCGAAAATCCAAGGAAAATATTTGAAAATATTAAGATGTTCGGCTATAAAGAATGCATTGCTTGTCAAAAAAGAATCGAGAAGGCATGGTAGATGTCAGAAAGAAATGAATTGAAAAATCTACCACGTAAGATTCTAAATGAAGCTCAGAAAGCGGGCATAGAACTAAACGAAAATAACCGTTCAGGGACTATATTTCATCTCGATCAATCTACAATTTACTCTAAAATAAATGAACTTTTCAAAGACAAGTTGGAACTTATGGATAGTAGAGCGGCTTTTCAAAAATATCCTTGGCTTGAAAAATACAGATGGAAATTAGTTAGTAAAGATAAAGATGAATTTACTGCGAGAGTGGCGAAGGATTTTAGCGGCGGATATTTTATGAGAATATTGCCTAATGCAGAGGTAACCTTTCCTCTGCAATCATGTTTAATGATATCTGAGAAGAATCTCGAACAAAGAATTCATAATATAATAATAGCTGAAGAAGGGTCCAAGGCTCATATAATGACTTCATGTGTTCAACATAAAGAAGCAAAAAAAGCATCTCATTTAGGGATATCAGAGATCTTTGTTAAGAAAGGAGCCACGCTTAACTTTACAATGATACATAATTGGAGTAGGGATACTCTTGTAAGACCTAGAAGCGCTGTAATTATTGAGGATGATGGAACATTTGTTTCAAATTATATCTGCATAACCCCTGTGAACGATGTACAGATGTATCCTTCAGCTATTTGTGACGGAAAGAACTCAAAAGTAATTTTTAATAGCATAATCTATGGTCATGAAAAATCAAATCTTGACATAGGTTCCAGAGCTCTCTTAAATGGAACAGGTAGCAATGCAGAGATGATCAGCCGAGCGATTGCTCGGGAAGGGGCAAATCTAATTGTAAGGGGTGCGATAGAAGGTAATAGCTCAGTCTGTAAGGGCCATTTAGAATGCAATGGTCTAATAATTGATAAGGAATCTTTAATCTATTCGATACCTGAACTTATCGCAAGGAAAAGCGGGGCTGAAATAACTCATGAAGCAGCTGTAGGAAAGATATCAGAAAAGGAGATCTCATACCTCATGTCAAGAAAACTTTCCAAAGATCAGGCAATCTCTATGATTGTTAGAGGATTTATGGATGTCAGTATTATGGGGCTCCCAAAGTCCTTAAGCGGTGAAGTTGATCGAATTGTTGATATGGTGGCCAACTCTAATTGAAAGATGCGTGGAAAAAAAACTTTAATGTTTTTTGCTGGTGAAAGCGGGCTACCGTGAATGTTAAATACTAATGAATAAATATTCTTTTTTAAGTGATTGGCATTGGCCTATCAATATATTGAAGAGAATTGTAGAAAATGTGGGGGCCCAATGATGAGTTCCCCATATCAAGGTTACGGTTACTGCCCACGATGTGGAACATATGAATCAGCACATTCTCCTTGGGCTGGGCAATCCTGGGGCGGCATTTGGGTAAGTGAAAGATGTATGAGTTGCGGCCAGCCAATAATGGATACTGCTGACCCAAGAGTAAACTATTGCCCATACTGCGGTAAACATCAATACGATAGAACAGGCTATTAACACAATTGCGTGTTGGAATAAACACGCCTTTTTTTTAATTTAATCTCAGAATTATCACTCTACTTTAAATTGGGACTCATATTGCTGATCGTCTTTGGGCATTGACTAGAATTAGGCACTCCACTCTCTAAGTATTATCATAGTATTGGTATTATTGACACCCTCTATTCCACGAATCTTGTCTATACAATGATTGATCCGTTCAGCATTTGAACTAGCTAATATCGCAGCTATATCATATTCACCTGTGACCTCATAAGTGCTTTGAACTCCCTCAATCTTAATCAATATCTCTGAAATTTCAGATGTTGGCATTGATGGTTTTATTGAGAGTAATGTAATAGCCTTCGCATCCTTTTCAATTCCAACTTGAATTGTAAATTTCTTGATGATTCCAGACTCTGATAGCGTCTTTACTCTTCGTCTTACTGCTCCTTCTGAAAGACCTGTTTTCTCTCCAATATCGATGTATGATATTCTCCCGTTTTCTTTTAAAATCCCTATAATCTTTTCATCAATTTCGTCCAAATTATATCACATACTTAAGATTTTGATTATTGGAAAACGATTTTCGTCCAAATTGAATGAATTCGTGAAGAAAATAAATAATCAGATACTAATAACGTTTTCTAATTTGTGATTATAGTAAAAAAAGGAAAAGTTTTTAACGAAAACTTTAATAATGATACGATATTATTACATTCGGCAAATCCCTAGGTGTGTAAATAGAATATGACAAAATTCAATTGTCCTGAATGCAGTGGAGAAATAGAAGTTCCAGATGACGCCATGCAAGGAGAGATTGTAAGCTGCCCAGATTGTGGGGAAGAATTCGAAGTAAACGTTAATGAGAAAAAGGACAAAGAACTGAAAAAAATGGTTGCTGAAAGAGAAGACTGGGGTGAATAAGCTGCCATCACTTGGCATGCTCTACGATCATATCCGCCCAGAAGAGAGATTGCTTATAGATGCTGCTAAACGAAAAGGAATAAAACTTGAGCTATATAACGCAGAAGATATTTTCTTTGAAGCATCAGAAAT
This genomic stretch from Candidatus Bathyarchaeota archaeon harbors:
- the lysW/argW gene encoding alpha-aminoadipate/glutamate carrier protein LysW/ArgW — its product is MTKFNCPECSGEIEVPDDAMQGEIVSCPDCGEEFEVNVNEKKDKELKKMVAEREDWGE
- a CDS encoding zinc ribbon domain-containing protein, encoding MAYQYIEENCRKCGGPMMSSPYQGYGYCPRCGTYESAHSPWAGQSWGGIWVSERCMSCGQPIMDTADPRVNYCPYCGKHQYDRTGY
- a CDS encoding SufD family Fe-S cluster assembly protein, with protein sequence MSERNELKNLPRKILNEAQKAGIELNENNRSGTIFHLDQSTIYSKINELFKDKLELMDSRAAFQKYPWLEKYRWKLVSKDKDEFTARVAKDFSGGYFMRILPNAEVTFPLQSCLMISEKNLEQRIHNIIIAEEGSKAHIMTSCVQHKEAKKASHLGISEIFVKKGATLNFTMIHNWSRDTLVRPRSAVIIEDDGTFVSNYICITPVNDVQMYPSAICDGKNSKVIFNSIIYGHEKSNLDIGSRALLNGTGSNAEMISRAIAREGANLIVRGAIEGNSSVCKGHLECNGLIIDKESLIYSIPELIARKSGAEITHEAAVGKISEKEISYLMSRKLSKDQAISMIVRGFMDVSIMGLPKSLSGEVDRIVDMVANSN
- a CDS encoding Lrp/AsnC family transcriptional regulator gives rise to the protein MDEIDEKIIGILKENGRISYIDIGEKTGLSEGAVRRRVKTLSESGIIKKFTIQVGIEKDAKAITLLSIKPSMPTSEISEILIKIEGVQSTYEVTGEYDIAAILASSNAERINHCIDKIRGIEGVNNTNTMIILREWSA
- a CDS encoding ATP-binding cassette domain-containing protein, translating into MDLLEVENVTVKADNKIILRNISFTIKVKENYILFGPNGSGKTTIINAIQGIPNYKIVSGSVRFMGNDITKEDIDKRSKLGIAMGFQLPPEIKGIKLSDMLKVCLGKNSNDDFNKEEKKSIEAFKLTDLLNRDINVEFSGGEKKRAEILQLIFLNPKLLLIDEPDSGVDVESLKLIASEIQSFVDRTGNSSLIITHKGDILDYMKAEYACVLIEGKMHCFENPRKIFENIKMFGYKECIACQKRIEKAW